The Paenibacillus sp. MBLB1832 genome has a window encoding:
- a CDS encoding sensor histidine kinase, protein MRTFLYKLTLKKRMWVSFVLLIAFSIGTMGGLSYYISARVIEKNTFQLSQDNLNTSARVLDEKVKQILVSVLNIMISQPFIQMAKDAYVGKADSYYAHMTAMNTSFTQAKLAEPAIESIFIATPIGEFYSASYYRNQAFSFYDSDMFTKVKDSKEPLWVKGHEDLIFQGKDRVISLVMQSINEAPNMYFVVNLNEKSIQGMLSDRLKEPADQHIYLINDAAESVLMNQPRLPDSYDKNFLDAHIGSSKQGHFEVKLKGHNDLVNYARAQFNPDWLLLSVQSRSELLKELNWIQWATILTMLVCIIMAVFVSNLLSAILLKPLYYLQTLMSKVGRNDLSVRYSSPFQDEVSQVGHKFNSMLMEITELIDEVKKAEQDKRKSEAKALQAQISPHFLYNTLNTIIWKMEMGELDSSKVMVIALSQLFQLGLNNGEEMTSVEKEISHVRQYLTIQQLCYEELFEFEIIVQDEVLLQCPILKVVLQPVVENSLLHGFEHMESGGVIRIELSLRAGKLHILIEDNGSGFDADKVYTSLRIPTSGRKGYALRNVYNRLQLYYGGEAEMVLSSTPFESTQVVITIPIKEALEE, encoded by the coding sequence TTGAGAACATTCCTGTACAAGCTCACGCTTAAGAAACGGATGTGGGTCTCCTTTGTTCTGCTGATTGCTTTTTCAATTGGCACCATGGGCGGACTTTCTTACTATATAAGTGCCAGAGTCATTGAGAAGAACACCTTCCAGCTTAGCCAGGACAATCTGAATACGTCCGCTCGCGTGCTGGATGAGAAGGTGAAGCAAATTTTGGTTTCGGTCTTGAATATTATGATTTCGCAGCCGTTTATTCAGATGGCGAAGGATGCTTATGTAGGGAAAGCAGACAGCTACTACGCCCATATGACAGCAATGAATACATCTTTCACGCAAGCGAAATTGGCTGAGCCGGCCATCGAATCTATTTTTATCGCGACACCGATTGGAGAATTTTATTCGGCAAGTTATTACCGCAACCAAGCGTTCTCGTTCTACGACTCCGACATGTTTACCAAGGTGAAAGACAGTAAAGAGCCGCTTTGGGTGAAAGGCCATGAGGATTTGATTTTTCAGGGCAAAGATCGTGTCATCTCGCTCGTCATGCAATCGATCAACGAGGCGCCGAATATGTATTTTGTTGTCAATCTGAATGAGAAATCGATTCAAGGGATGTTATCCGACCGTCTGAAAGAGCCAGCAGACCAGCATATATATCTCATCAACGATGCTGCTGAAAGCGTTTTAATGAATCAGCCACGCTTACCGGACAGCTACGATAAAAACTTTTTGGATGCGCACATTGGCTCCAGCAAACAGGGGCATTTCGAGGTGAAGTTGAAGGGTCACAACGACCTGGTGAACTACGCCAGAGCCCAATTTAACCCGGATTGGCTGCTGCTCAGTGTACAATCTCGTTCTGAACTCCTGAAGGAGCTGAACTGGATTCAGTGGGCAACGATATTGACGATGCTCGTCTGTATTATCATGGCGGTATTCGTATCGAACCTGCTGTCCGCCATCTTGCTGAAGCCGCTCTATTACCTGCAAACGCTGATGAGCAAGGTTGGCCGCAATGATTTATCGGTGCGCTACTCGAGCCCTTTCCAAGACGAAGTCAGCCAGGTAGGTCACAAGTTTAACAGTATGCTTATGGAAATTACCGAGCTGATCGACGAGGTGAAGAAGGCTGAGCAGGACAAGCGCAAATCGGAGGCTAAGGCGCTGCAAGCGCAGATCTCTCCTCATTTTTTGTATAACACGCTGAATACAATTATTTGGAAAATGGAAATGGGTGAGCTCGACAGCTCCAAGGTCATGGTCATCGCACTCTCCCAGCTGTTCCAACTGGGGCTGAACAATGGGGAGGAAATGACGAGCGTCGAGAAGGAGATTTCCCACGTCCGCCAATATTTGACCATTCAACAGCTCTGTTACGAGGAGCTTTTCGAATTCGAAATCATCGTTCAAGACGAAGTTCTTCTGCAATGCCCAATTCTGAAGGTCGTGCTTCAGCCAGTTGTTGAGAACAGCTTGTTACACGGCTTCGAGCATATGGAGTCTGGGGGGGTAATCCGTATTGAACTCTCGCTGCGAGCAGGCAAGCTTCACATTTTGATAGAGGATAACGGTTCAGGGTTTGATGCTGACAAGGTGTATACATCGCTAAGAATACCAACATCCGGCCGCAAAGGTTACGCGTTGCGCAACGTCTACAACCGATTGCAGCTGTATTACGGAGGCGAAGCCGAGATGGTACTGTCTAGCACTCCGTTCGAATCAACGCAAGTCGTCATCACCATTCCGATTAAGGAGGCGTTGGAAGAATGA
- a CDS encoding carbohydrate ABC transporter permease: protein MESVPAPTTNRNTAAQPGNVSLLVAKLAGGIVLWAFLLLIFLFTLFPVVMAMFGSFKTNAEVTTGATFWPSVWQFHNYAKAWKGANFGQFTFNSLFVAVVTTLGSLLVASLAAYAVDRKEFVGKKLFVAILASTMFISIGAVVLRPQFELMVHLHLQKSLWGVIIILISGHAATFFTLLGFFKGIPRDLDEAAMIDGCTVYGIYWRIVLPLLAPGLGVAGLFVFRNAWNEYILPLVFTMTKPSLQTLTVGLASLRYGTSAAAETHIMLAGACMSIIPILVVYVLANKSFISVTSGSVKG from the coding sequence ATGGAATCGGTACCTGCACCAACTACGAACCGGAATACAGCCGCTCAGCCGGGTAACGTGTCTCTTCTGGTCGCAAAGTTAGCAGGGGGCATTGTGCTTTGGGCATTTTTACTGCTAATCTTCCTCTTTACGCTATTTCCCGTCGTCATGGCCATGTTTGGTTCATTTAAAACGAATGCAGAGGTAACGACAGGAGCAACCTTTTGGCCATCGGTATGGCAATTTCACAATTATGCCAAAGCGTGGAAAGGCGCCAATTTTGGGCAATTTACATTCAATAGTTTGTTTGTTGCCGTTGTTACAACGCTGGGATCGCTGCTTGTGGCGTCATTAGCCGCTTATGCGGTGGATCGGAAGGAATTTGTCGGTAAAAAGCTGTTCGTCGCGATCTTGGCTTCGACGATGTTTATCTCCATTGGAGCCGTTGTGCTGCGCCCGCAATTTGAATTAATGGTCCATCTCCATCTGCAGAAATCGCTGTGGGGCGTCATTATTATTCTCATCAGCGGGCATGCGGCGACGTTCTTCACACTGCTTGGGTTCTTTAAGGGCATTCCACGCGATCTCGACGAAGCAGCCATGATTGATGGCTGCACAGTTTACGGCATCTACTGGCGGATCGTGCTTCCGCTGCTAGCGCCAGGTCTTGGTGTTGCAGGCTTGTTTGTCTTCCGTAATGCGTGGAACGAATACATTTTGCCGCTCGTGTTCACCATGACGAAGCCGTCGCTGCAGACGCTGACGGTTGGTTTGGCGAGCTTGCGTTACGGCACGTCGGCTGCAGCGGAAACGCATATTATGCTGGCAGGCGCTTGTATGTCGATCATCCCGATTCTCGTCGTGTACGTACTGGCGAACAAATCGTTCATCAGCGTAACGTCCGGCTCGGTGAAAGGATGA
- a CDS encoding response regulator, whose translation MKDRPITLCVIDDIKSVVRGIADLLNEETHGVQVVGTAGNGEDGLHMVTELRPDIVLTDIRMPRMDGLEMTQRIMAILPTCKVILLSGYTDFEYAQQAIRLGAFDFLAKPFLKSAIETVVDKAREQVVLDRTQFAKQTEMERQIKESMPLLRQEYLHLLLRYMANEAMLRERWDYLKMDLNHKHLTLMCVEMDGFAKGLEDTSIHDVELARFAVKNILEETLASVTKAVVFREHLYGFVCLLNTPAEPAVLAEACREHVMNYSRYTVSIGVSKNASSIQGLPAAYQQASEALSHNFYTGGNSVFLYEDIAHRTLPVLRHSAEQEKELFNLLRMGNQEKALPLLNAMIHCYAGVTPNHFVQVCYDIGLLMCRTFSEKLSDAATVDSLTNLLERLKRGEQLNQPQLIEVLKQVVVEGCRWLQAQKEEEASSVITRAIQYMKDNLDKNVTVNELAKHVYLSASYFANLFKKVTGTTLIHYMTGLRIERAKEMLLNDSQVQEVALSLGYEDRSYFTDVFKKYTGMTPTDFKQAYKP comes from the coding sequence ATGAAAGACAGACCGATTACACTGTGTGTTATCGATGATATTAAAAGTGTTGTCCGCGGCATAGCGGATCTTCTTAACGAAGAAACACACGGGGTACAGGTGGTGGGAACGGCGGGGAACGGCGAAGATGGGCTGCATATGGTGACAGAGCTTCGGCCTGATATTGTGCTCACGGATATTCGAATGCCACGCATGGACGGATTAGAAATGACGCAGCGGATTATGGCGATCCTGCCGACCTGTAAGGTGATTCTGCTGAGCGGATATACGGATTTCGAATACGCCCAACAGGCGATCAGGCTCGGGGCATTCGACTTTCTGGCGAAGCCGTTCCTGAAATCCGCGATTGAAACCGTCGTCGACAAGGCAAGGGAGCAGGTAGTGCTAGATCGCACACAGTTCGCCAAGCAAACGGAGATGGAACGTCAAATCAAGGAAAGTATGCCGCTGCTCCGCCAGGAGTATTTGCATTTATTACTGCGTTATATGGCGAATGAAGCGATGCTTCGGGAGCGTTGGGATTATTTAAAAATGGATTTGAATCACAAACATCTGACGCTTATGTGCGTCGAGATGGACGGCTTCGCCAAAGGGTTGGAGGATACCTCCATCCATGACGTAGAACTTGCTCGTTTTGCTGTGAAAAACATTCTAGAAGAAACTCTTGCCTCCGTTACCAAAGCGGTTGTGTTCCGAGAACATCTATACGGATTCGTATGTCTGCTCAATACACCAGCCGAACCTGCCGTTCTAGCCGAAGCTTGCCGGGAGCATGTAATGAACTATTCGAGATACACCGTATCGATCGGCGTCAGTAAGAATGCAAGTTCCATTCAGGGCTTGCCTGCTGCCTATCAACAAGCTTCTGAGGCGCTGTCGCACAATTTTTATACAGGAGGCAATAGTGTTTTCCTATACGAAGACATTGCTCATCGAACGCTGCCCGTTCTCCGGCATAGCGCCGAGCAGGAAAAAGAGCTGTTTAACTTGCTGCGTATGGGCAATCAGGAGAAGGCTTTGCCACTGTTGAACGCAATGATTCACTGCTATGCGGGCGTAACGCCGAATCATTTTGTTCAGGTATGCTACGATATCGGCTTGCTGATGTGCCGCACTTTTTCCGAAAAGCTATCCGACGCAGCCACCGTTGACAGCTTGACGAACCTCCTTGAACGACTGAAACGCGGTGAACAATTGAACCAGCCTCAGCTGATCGAGGTGCTGAAACAAGTTGTTGTGGAGGGATGCCGATGGCTGCAGGCACAGAAGGAAGAAGAGGCGTCTTCGGTCATCACGCGAGCAATACAATACATGAAGGACAATCTCGATAAAAACGTGACCGTGAACGAACTCGCGAAGCACGTGTATTTGAGCGCCAGCTATTTTGCCAATTTATTTAAAAAGGTGACGGGCACAACCCTTATTCACTATATGACAGGACTGCGTATCGAGCGTGCCAAAGAGATGTTGCTGAACGACAGCCAAGTGCAAGAAGTCGCGCTCAGCCTCGGCTATGAGGATCGCTCCTACTTTACGGACGTGTTCAAGAAGTATACGGGCATGACACCGACCGATTTCAAACAAGCCTATAAACCGTAA
- a CDS encoding CBS domain-containing protein: MKAQDMMVRQVFKVKEDDTVRVVIEKFLTHRISGLPVVNDRNEVVAYISDGDIMRYIGKHDDYLFGTYLYTAIIKGDNEEFHERVCNLLPMNVMKIAQKKVIAVDIDEDIEQIAAILGKKRIKKLPVLKRGVLAGIISRGDVIRHAFQSLL, translated from the coding sequence ATGAAGGCACAAGACATGATGGTACGCCAAGTGTTTAAAGTGAAGGAAGACGATACGGTTCGCGTGGTTATTGAGAAATTTCTCACACATCGCATCAGTGGTTTACCTGTTGTGAATGATCGGAATGAAGTCGTTGCTTACATTAGCGATGGAGATATTATGCGTTACATTGGCAAACATGACGACTATCTATTCGGGACTTATCTTTACACCGCCATTATCAAAGGGGATAACGAAGAGTTTCATGAGCGTGTTTGCAATCTGCTTCCGATGAATGTGATGAAAATCGCGCAGAAGAAGGTTATCGCCGTAGACATTGATGAGGATATCGAGCAAATTGCTGCTATTTTGGGTAAAAAGCGCATCAAAAAACTCCCCGTGCTGAAACGAGGCGTCCTTGCCGGCATTATTAGCAGAGGAGATGTCATTCGGCATGCCTTCCAGTCTCTTTTGTGA
- a CDS encoding ABC transporter substrate-binding protein, with amino-acid sequence MQKKPFQLVLSAALLVTLSACGSGTTKPSSSSTATTAPATSPQASTATAAATGPKTKLTYWTNDRGASDHIKAEVAKYNAENKDNIEVEVTIMADNYEQSLDVAFASNQAPDIIKMSGSNFAPFVKKGYLEPLDSFMTPDFKKRFTNLIIDDGNKVDGKVYSLPNYGITWRLIYNVDLFQKAGIAAPPKTLNEMVEVAKKLTVAGKDIGAYGFAGNFKNNGGFSRTADPIVALSTGNLSGFNFKTGKFDFSSHIPMLEALRKMKTDGSMIPGFELLDIDPLRAQFAEGKIGMYINHASEPGVYKNQFPAKIKWSAAPVPTIDGTINGAAQFSNATVWLGISAKSANKAKAWKFLENMYSPDVLKTYQEDSVGISAVPDVIAVAKKPSFPNMDLFIPNKYDALYPVVPAVTPEGKNVGDEALRYILEGGDVNKITADLAARYNAALDKARQAGSTTNKPMPDFDAKNLQGTMAK; translated from the coding sequence ATGCAAAAGAAACCGTTTCAGCTTGTACTTTCCGCTGCGCTTCTGGTTACTTTATCCGCTTGCGGAAGCGGAACGACTAAACCATCGTCGAGCAGTACGGCAACAACTGCGCCGGCAACATCTCCGCAGGCAAGCACGGCAACAGCAGCAGCAACAGGTCCCAAAACTAAACTGACCTATTGGACGAACGATCGCGGGGCTTCTGACCATATCAAAGCGGAAGTCGCGAAGTACAATGCGGAGAACAAAGATAACATTGAAGTTGAAGTCACAATTATGGCTGACAATTATGAGCAATCGCTCGATGTCGCGTTCGCTTCCAATCAAGCGCCGGATATCATCAAGATGTCAGGCTCTAACTTTGCTCCTTTTGTGAAAAAAGGGTACCTCGAACCGCTGGACTCCTTCATGACGCCTGATTTTAAAAAGCGCTTTACGAATTTGATTATCGATGATGGAAACAAAGTTGACGGCAAAGTGTACTCGCTTCCGAATTACGGCATCACATGGCGCTTAATTTACAACGTTGATTTATTCCAAAAAGCCGGCATTGCCGCCCCGCCAAAGACGTTGAATGAAATGGTTGAAGTTGCGAAGAAGCTGACGGTTGCAGGCAAAGATATCGGTGCTTACGGCTTCGCTGGCAACTTTAAAAATAATGGCGGTTTCTCCAGAACGGCGGATCCAATTGTTGCGCTTAGCACAGGCAACTTGTCAGGCTTCAATTTTAAAACAGGCAAATTCGACTTCTCCAGCCATATCCCGATGCTTGAAGCGCTGCGTAAGATGAAGACCGATGGCAGCATGATTCCGGGCTTTGAGCTGCTCGATATCGACCCACTGCGCGCTCAATTCGCTGAAGGTAAAATCGGTATGTACATCAACCACGCAAGCGAACCTGGTGTGTATAAGAATCAGTTCCCAGCCAAAATTAAATGGAGTGCAGCGCCGGTTCCAACGATTGACGGCACCATCAATGGGGCAGCCCAATTCTCCAATGCGACGGTCTGGCTCGGGATTAGCGCTAAATCGGCGAACAAAGCCAAAGCCTGGAAGTTCCTTGAGAATATGTACTCGCCGGATGTGCTCAAAACGTACCAAGAAGACAGTGTAGGCATATCGGCCGTGCCTGATGTCATAGCCGTGGCTAAGAAGCCGAGCTTCCCGAATATGGACCTCTTCATTCCGAATAAATATGATGCCTTGTATCCAGTCGTTCCTGCCGTTACACCAGAAGGGAAAAACGTGGGAGATGAAGCGCTGAGATACATTCTGGAAGGTGGGGACGTGAACAAAATAACGGCCGACCTTGCTGCACGTTACAATGCTGCACTTGATAAAGCAAGGCAGGCAGGTTCGACTACCAATAAGCCGATGCCGGATTTTGATGCGAAAAATTTGCAAGGCACGATGGCGAAATAA
- a CDS encoding MarR family winged helix-turn-helix transcriptional regulator gives MSKHPAETIELELAILMRRFLAATTHLKVGMLDRSAYLLLHQISKHGSAGVKALAEEFHLDISTLSRQAAALEQKGYVYRIPDPQDGRAYTLQITEDGSRELAHTMKVRSEFVADLLQEWSTDEQQRFGELLTKFNRTAFVER, from the coding sequence ATGTCCAAACATCCTGCCGAGACGATCGAGCTCGAATTAGCTATACTCATGCGCCGTTTCCTTGCGGCAACTACACATCTGAAAGTCGGTATGCTGGATCGCTCCGCTTACCTGCTGCTTCATCAAATCTCGAAACACGGTTCCGCTGGCGTCAAAGCGTTAGCCGAAGAATTTCATCTGGATATCTCCACGCTGAGCCGGCAAGCTGCCGCCTTGGAACAAAAAGGATACGTGTACCGCATCCCCGATCCCCAAGACGGCCGTGCCTATACGCTGCAAATTACCGAGGATGGCTCCCGGGAATTAGCTCACACGATGAAAGTCCGTTCCGAATTTGTAGCTGATCTTCTACAAGAGTGGTCGACGGATGAGCAACAGCGTTTCGGGGAGCTTCTGACGAAATTTAATCGTACAGCATTTGTGGAGCGATGA
- a CDS encoding carbohydrate ABC transporter permease, with amino-acid sequence MKNRKHALAPYILTFPSLFLTLALSIYPIGWAMRYMFYSYPGYGKMTFIGFDNFRRLASDEMYWHSVLNTLVYAAGKIVLTLPIALILAVILNQRLRGRHLLRAIYFLPTVISTAVMSVVFYVIFNSYNGILNQYLVKYGIVHANVDWLGTKFAMLTMIIIAVWGAIGNYMLLFLAGLQNIPKDVYESAAIDGANGWKKFFYVTVPMLGPVLQMIVLLAITAALKGYESIMVLTEGGPIGKTEVMYLYVYKLFFPISSAGGAVQQQIGYGSAVGFVSALIVGIVTLGYFYLSRRLNNLQD; translated from the coding sequence ATGAAAAACCGGAAGCATGCGCTAGCCCCCTATATCCTTACATTTCCGAGTTTGTTCCTGACTTTGGCGCTCAGCATCTATCCGATCGGGTGGGCCATGCGATACATGTTCTACAGCTATCCAGGTTATGGCAAGATGACATTCATCGGTTTTGATAATTTTAGACGACTGGCGTCGGATGAGATGTATTGGCATTCGGTGCTGAATACCCTAGTTTATGCGGCGGGCAAAATTGTGCTGACACTGCCAATCGCTCTTATTTTGGCCGTTATTCTCAATCAGCGTCTGCGGGGCAGGCATCTCCTGCGCGCGATTTATTTCCTGCCGACCGTCATAAGTACAGCTGTTATGTCGGTCGTATTTTATGTCATTTTCAACTCCTATAACGGGATTCTGAACCAATATTTGGTGAAATACGGTATCGTGCACGCGAATGTGGATTGGCTGGGCACGAAGTTCGCCATGCTCACGATGATTATCATTGCCGTTTGGGGCGCAATTGGCAACTACATGCTCTTGTTCCTCGCCGGCCTGCAAAATATTCCGAAGGATGTCTATGAAAGCGCAGCAATCGACGGTGCTAATGGGTGGAAAAAATTTTTCTATGTGACAGTGCCGATGTTGGGGCCAGTCTTGCAAATGATCGTATTGCTTGCGATTACAGCTGCTTTAAAAGGTTATGAAAGTATTATGGTGCTAACGGAAGGCGGTCCGATCGGCAAAACAGAGGTGATGTACCTCTATGTGTATAAGCTCTTTTTCCCGATTTCGTCTGCGGGCGGCGCTGTGCAACAGCAAATTGGGTATGGCAGCGCAGTCGGATTTGTGTCAGCCCTGATCGTCGGTATCGTCACACTGGGCTATTTTTATTTGTCGAGACGACTTAATAACTTACAAGATTAG
- a CDS encoding LTA synthase family protein, translating into MLERLNHRFLIFPLIIVIKIYVAWMILFETGPSARILMTEIPAILITCCVIEYVVKKHKLAWYLAVDFVITILFFALVLYYKHFGVIATYHVLGQAKQVGAVKKSIFSVIEPQYLLFFLDIVVMGFLSFFRPKSRSWRPISLKLVTSVACFSILLCAISVIPNRSSFNENVKASKMGILNYEMYNLLSHKKEEMISADLITQPVIEELKNKTAVDQPNLQGAAKGKNLIIIQMESMQNFLIGLNIDGQEITPNLNKLAQSSYYFPKFYQQIGQGNTSDAEFIINTSYYVPPEGAATQVYGKKDLPSLPKLLKDQGYTTMNFHTNEVSFWNRDDLYKAIGYDRYYDKSYFQDEDAFFYGSSDEVLYRKTAEELAAFQSQDQPFYAHVISMSSHNPFTIPEEKYKMVLPERYEGTFVGDYMRAENYADYALGLFIEDLKQRGIWDNSVVVLYGDHRGLPLFSLKDEDKALMIEVLGHEYAEKELINIPLIIAAEGVTTPMVLTQLGGQVDVLPTVANLLGVPLNDYVHFGQDLLNQTTYNLLPQRYYLPTGSFVNSEELFMSGKGFEDGNYYTLAGNANEHQSATEDEFNRALKLLQLSDSYVSQLPDRVEPY; encoded by the coding sequence ATGTTGGAACGGCTCAATCATAGATTCTTAATTTTTCCCTTGATCATTGTCATTAAAATCTATGTGGCGTGGATGATTTTATTCGAAACGGGACCATCGGCTCGTATTTTGATGACCGAAATTCCAGCCATTTTAATTACCTGCTGCGTCATCGAATATGTGGTCAAAAAGCACAAACTCGCTTGGTACCTCGCCGTTGATTTTGTGATTACGATATTGTTTTTTGCACTCGTTCTCTATTACAAGCATTTTGGCGTCATTGCGACGTATCACGTATTAGGTCAGGCGAAGCAAGTGGGCGCGGTCAAAAAGAGTATTTTCTCGGTCATCGAGCCTCAGTATTTGCTCTTCTTTTTGGACATTGTGGTGATGGGCTTCTTGTCTTTCTTCAGACCGAAGTCCCGATCGTGGAGGCCAATTAGCTTGAAACTGGTAACCAGTGTGGCTTGCTTCTCCATCTTACTTTGCGCGATTAGCGTCATCCCCAACCGCAGTTCGTTTAATGAAAATGTAAAAGCGAGTAAAATGGGCATTCTAAATTACGAAATGTATAACCTGCTCTCTCATAAAAAAGAAGAGATGATCAGCGCGGATCTCATTACGCAACCTGTTATTGAAGAACTAAAAAACAAAACCGCCGTCGACCAGCCGAACCTGCAAGGCGCGGCCAAGGGCAAAAATCTGATCATCATCCAGATGGAGTCCATGCAAAATTTTCTGATCGGCCTCAACATTGATGGACAAGAAATTACGCCGAACTTGAATAAATTAGCGCAATCCAGCTATTATTTCCCTAAATTTTATCAGCAAATTGGTCAAGGCAACACGTCGGACGCGGAGTTCATCATCAACACGTCCTACTATGTACCGCCCGAGGGCGCCGCGACGCAGGTGTATGGCAAGAAGGACCTGCCGAGCCTTCCGAAGCTGCTCAAAGATCAAGGATACACGACGATGAATTTCCATACGAATGAAGTCAGCTTCTGGAATCGGGATGACTTATACAAGGCAATCGGCTACGATCGGTATTACGATAAATCCTATTTCCAAGATGAGGATGCCTTCTTCTACGGTTCGTCGGATGAAGTGCTGTACCGCAAGACAGCGGAAGAATTGGCGGCATTTCAATCGCAAGATCAGCCTTTTTACGCACATGTGATTTCCATGAGTTCGCACAATCCGTTTACGATTCCGGAAGAGAAATACAAGATGGTACTCCCTGAGCGATATGAGGGTACCTTCGTAGGCGACTATATGCGTGCTGAAAATTATGCGGATTATGCACTTGGCTTGTTCATCGAAGATCTAAAGCAGCGGGGGATTTGGGATAACAGTGTTGTCGTTCTCTACGGCGATCACCGCGGACTGCCTTTATTTTCGTTAAAAGATGAAGATAAAGCGCTGATGATCGAGGTTCTGGGGCATGAATATGCCGAGAAAGAGCTGATTAACATCCCGCTCATTATCGCTGCCGAAGGCGTGACAACACCGATGGTGCTGACGCAGCTTGGCGGTCAAGTCGATGTGCTGCCAACCGTTGCGAACCTCTTAGGGGTGCCGCTGAACGACTATGTGCATTTTGGGCAAGATTTACTGAACCAAACGACGTACAATCTGCTGCCACAACGTTACTACCTGCCAACAGGGTCATTCGTCAACAGCGAAGAACTGTTCATGTCCGGGAAGGGTTTTGAAGATGGGAACTATTACACGCTTGCTGGAAATGCCAATGAGCATCAGTCGGCGACAGAAGACGAATTTAATCGAGCCCTGAAGCTTTTGCAATTATCCGATAGCTATGTTTCCCAACTGCCAGATCGTGTGGAACCTTATTGA
- a CDS encoding PadR family transcriptional regulator: MSENKLTSDLLRGHTDTMILRLLSEADRYGYEIVKLISERSSGEYELKEATMYSSVRRLETDGDIEWYWGDESQGGRRKYFRITEKGKVTYDRNKNNWEYSKRVLENLL, from the coding sequence ATGAGCGAGAACAAACTTACATCCGACTTGCTTCGAGGACATACCGATACGATGATTTTACGACTCTTATCCGAAGCAGACCGCTATGGCTACGAAATTGTCAAACTGATCTCCGAACGCTCAAGCGGTGAATATGAATTAAAGGAAGCGACGATGTACTCCAGCGTCAGACGGCTTGAAACCGACGGCGATATCGAGTGGTACTGGGGTGATGAATCACAAGGCGGACGCCGTAAGTATTTTAGGATTACCGAAAAAGGCAAGGTTACTTATGATCGCAACAAAAACAACTGGGAGTATTCGAAGCGCGTGCTAGAAAACTTATTATAA
- a CDS encoding pentapeptide repeat-containing protein, with translation MNQKLTNYVNGVFTPYDGVKSVTELKTDLHSDLQERYRELKAEGKDDETAFKMTIESIGDIEQTILEVANLSRSLERQVVTNFSASNLAMGDFAGVKAHKGQFNASALRGADFAGADLTGSSFKTSDLRDANFDGANLTDCTLTASDLTNVSFNESILVRTNFSVSGMEGAKFIGAKLTDVTLSKIDLRKTSFEGCIFDGVDFEYSDLSGVRFDGQTFIGVKFDKSAVSEVSFKGAILKNVSFQAFFSLTNKYYRAFKTINFDGAVMDKLTYASLKGMGADLSKVTVR, from the coding sequence ATGAATCAGAAATTAACGAACTATGTGAACGGCGTTTTCACGCCATACGATGGGGTAAAAAGCGTTACCGAATTAAAGACGGACCTGCATTCCGATTTGCAGGAACGATATCGTGAACTCAAAGCCGAGGGCAAAGACGATGAAACAGCCTTCAAAATGACCATTGAGAGCATTGGCGACATCGAGCAAACGATACTGGAAGTCGCTAACCTCTCCCGCTCGCTGGAACGGCAAGTGGTAACAAACTTTAGCGCAAGTAACTTGGCAATGGGTGACTTTGCAGGCGTTAAGGCACATAAAGGTCAATTTAACGCTAGCGCGTTACGCGGTGCCGACTTTGCGGGGGCTGACTTGACTGGAAGTTCCTTTAAGACCAGCGATTTACGTGATGCCAACTTTGACGGCGCGAATCTGACGGACTGTACCCTAACAGCAAGTGACCTTACGAATGTAAGCTTTAATGAGTCGATCCTTGTACGCACCAACTTCTCTGTTTCCGGGATGGAAGGTGCCAAATTCATAGGTGCCAAACTGACCGACGTCACACTTAGCAAAATCGACCTTAGAAAAACAAGCTTTGAAGGTTGTATCTTTGACGGCGTGGACTTCGAATATTCCGACCTGAGTGGCGTTCGTTTTGACGGGCAAACCTTTATCGGCGTTAAGTTTGACAAATCGGCAGTAAGTGAAGTTTCTTTTAAAGGCGCTATACTCAAAAATGTGTCTTTCCAGGCATTCTTCTCATTGACCAATAAGTATTACCGTGCCTTCAAAACCATTAATTTTGATGGCGCAGTCATGGATAAGTTGACCTATGCATCACTTAAAGGTATGGGGGCCGATTTGTCTAAGGTTACTGTACGATAA